A genomic stretch from Vibrio neptunius includes:
- a CDS encoding ATP-binding protein, which produces MPNKKAHLLKKLSLRSRLVLAAVVWLTAMIIAAGVMVPSQVYVYMEDEAKAQLATYMDEIAATIEADEKGNITIGTPLSDPRFNRPYSGLYWSAKTDKDLLRSRSLWDKVLTEKGDHNVLGAREEKLIHIESTLYYPDYDGPIEVTIGIDEQPIEDTVRNLMGQLWVILALLYLGVLTLIVIQVQWSLSPLTKMHRELSQLRSGNKTQLEEDYPREVAPVVSDLNALVFHYQELLERARHHAGNLSHALKTPLSVLKNEVANQDQHTKQQLQPSLDQIQSQIDYHLGRARMAGAKNILSVKSYPSERVDAISMAFDKVYAERDITLINELDSELVTAVEQTDLDEMVGNILENAYKWSDSIIRVHATQNSEDAEAIDIIIEDDGQGIPEEKLKQVLKRGVRLDETTPGTGLGLNIVSEMAHSYRGKLTLDRSSMGGLKAILSMKTTH; this is translated from the coding sequence ATGCCGAATAAAAAAGCGCATTTACTTAAAAAGCTTAGCCTTAGGAGCCGCCTCGTTCTAGCGGCGGTTGTCTGGCTGACCGCGATGATCATCGCCGCTGGCGTAATGGTACCTTCTCAGGTGTATGTCTACATGGAAGATGAAGCCAAGGCTCAGCTAGCCACCTACATGGACGAAATTGCCGCGACAATCGAAGCAGATGAAAAAGGCAATATCACCATAGGGACTCCCCTCTCTGATCCAAGATTCAATCGCCCCTATAGTGGCCTCTACTGGTCCGCCAAAACAGATAAAGATTTATTGCGCTCTCGTTCTCTGTGGGACAAGGTGCTGACCGAAAAAGGTGATCATAATGTGCTAGGCGCCCGAGAGGAAAAGCTCATCCATATCGAATCAACACTGTATTACCCTGATTACGATGGCCCTATCGAAGTCACCATCGGCATTGACGAACAACCCATAGAGGACACGGTCCGCAACTTGATGGGGCAGCTTTGGGTCATACTCGCTCTGCTTTACCTTGGGGTCCTGACACTTATTGTCATTCAGGTACAGTGGTCTCTGAGCCCATTAACCAAGATGCACAGAGAGCTCTCTCAGCTCCGCTCCGGCAACAAGACCCAACTCGAAGAAGACTATCCACGTGAAGTCGCGCCCGTCGTGTCCGATTTGAATGCTCTTGTTTTCCATTATCAGGAATTATTAGAGCGTGCTCGCCACCATGCGGGGAACCTTTCTCATGCACTGAAAACCCCGCTTTCAGTGCTAAAGAATGAAGTCGCCAACCAAGACCAACACACCAAGCAACAACTTCAACCTTCGCTCGATCAGATTCAAAGCCAGATAGATTACCACTTGGGCCGCGCCCGAATGGCTGGCGCTAAAAACATTCTTTCTGTGAAATCCTATCCATCTGAACGTGTCGATGCGATCTCAATGGCTTTTGATAAAGTCTACGCTGAGCGTGATATCACACTGATCAATGAACTCGATTCTGAATTGGTTACCGCGGTCGAACAGACTGATCTTGACGAAATGGTCGGCAATATTCTAGAAAATGCTTATAAATGGTCTGACAGCATCATTCGCGTTCACGCGACTCAAAATAGCGAAGACGCCGAAGCCATCGATATCATCATTGAAGATGACGGGCAAGGTATCCCCGAAGAGAAACTCAAGCAAGTACTTAAACGCGGCGTACGCTTAGATGAGACCACTCCGGGCACAGGGTTAGGTTTGAACATTGTCAGTGAAATGGCCCACAGTTATCGTGGCAAGTTAACCTTAGACCGCAGCTCTATGGGTGGTTTAAAGGCTATCTTATCAATGAAAACCACCCACTAA
- a CDS encoding response regulator transcription factor yields MKILVVEDEPRLGEQIVQALEQNGWVPELSIDGIDALYRATSEDWDAIVLDLGLPKLDGLTVLKGIRDENINTPVIILSARDTLTQRVEGLNAGADDYQTKPFEMVELIARIRAQLRRASGNASPVMQVGNLSLDTRSSKVMWQGQAIDLTALEYKVVAYFMHNPEKVISRTELVEHIYKQDFDRDSNTIEVFIGRIRKKIAPKVFKTVRGLGYQLNAE; encoded by the coding sequence ATGAAAATACTTGTAGTGGAAGATGAACCTCGTCTTGGGGAACAAATTGTACAAGCACTTGAACAGAATGGTTGGGTGCCCGAGCTGTCTATAGATGGCATTGACGCACTTTATCGTGCGACCTCCGAGGACTGGGACGCCATTGTGCTCGACCTTGGCCTGCCAAAACTTGACGGTCTGACCGTGCTCAAAGGTATTCGAGATGAGAACATCAATACCCCCGTCATTATTCTCAGTGCGCGAGACACACTTACTCAGCGCGTTGAAGGCCTCAATGCAGGTGCAGACGACTATCAGACTAAACCGTTCGAAATGGTTGAACTGATCGCTCGAATTCGTGCTCAACTTCGCCGCGCGTCCGGTAACGCCTCTCCTGTCATGCAAGTAGGCAACCTGAGCTTAGACACTCGCTCGTCTAAAGTCATGTGGCAAGGCCAGGCGATTGACCTAACAGCACTCGAATATAAAGTGGTTGCTTACTTTATGCATAACCCAGAAAAGGTGATCTCGCGGACCGAGTTAGTAGAACACATCTACAAGCAAGATTTCGATCGCGATTCCAATACCATAGAAGTATTTATCGGCCGGATACGCAAAAAGATCGCACCGAAGGTGTTCAAAACCGTCCGAGGACTGGGATACCAGCTCAATGCCGAATAA
- a CDS encoding DUF1460 domain-containing protein, translating into MKKALVVLSLTATIIASGSLITSYLRLEQNKRVDAQEILTTIQHDNQLSIADRIVHTSGIFIGVDYKDNTLTSINSEKEVLIKDLNHVDCFTLLDYVTSLAFSDSFGQFDKNLKLARYLYGNVDFLMRRHFFSDWLDNSPFNVQDVTLDLDSRAVTTVKQINQRTSDGERWVPSVPIKDKNISFIPREFIDEALIKELRNGDLIGIYSHKRGLDVSHTGIFVENGNRPIFRHASSLEGKVVDTPMLEYLKSKPGIIVYRFSTSTSSS; encoded by the coding sequence ATGAAAAAAGCCCTCGTAGTGTTGTCATTGACTGCCACCATTATTGCTAGCGGCAGCCTTATCACCAGTTACCTGCGCTTGGAGCAGAACAAACGGGTAGATGCACAGGAGATCCTGACAACCATTCAGCACGACAACCAACTCAGTATCGCCGATCGCATTGTGCATACCTCTGGTATCTTTATTGGTGTTGACTATAAAGACAATACGTTGACCTCTATTAATTCAGAGAAAGAGGTGCTGATCAAAGACTTAAACCACGTCGATTGCTTTACTCTGCTCGACTACGTCACTTCCCTCGCCTTTTCCGACTCCTTCGGCCAATTCGATAAAAACCTTAAGCTCGCACGCTACTTATACGGTAACGTAGACTTTCTCATGCGCCGTCATTTCTTTTCTGATTGGTTGGATAATAGTCCATTTAATGTCCAAGATGTGACGCTCGACCTTGATTCTAGAGCGGTCACAACAGTGAAGCAGATCAACCAAAGAACCTCAGACGGTGAACGCTGGGTACCTTCAGTACCAATCAAAGACAAGAACATCAGTTTCATTCCACGTGAATTTATCGATGAGGCATTAATCAAAGAGCTTAGAAATGGTGATCTGATTGGCATTTATAGCCATAAGCGCGGGCTTGATGTTTCCCACACGGGGATCTTTGTCGAGAATGGTAATCGACCTATCTTCCGCCATGCCTCTTCCCTTGAAGGCAAAGTCGTCGACACACCAATGCTGGAATATCTAAAAAGCAAACCCGGTATCATCGTTTATCGGTTCTCCACCAGCACTTCTTCAAGTTAA
- a CDS encoding winged helix-turn-helix domain-containing protein, with product MLLINESHILDVEQGYIHSQGSNVRHPIGINEIALLNYMIEREGETLTKHELMHEVWLKRGIVVESSSLLHCISNCRRALEDRAGDIIRTVRGIGYEFVGRVETYQPESDLEQVEEVFAERMETSTDQQLEGALHSRMAKYRSLLIATGWFVFGAVASYSIIENSSSPLAYASFEQQAFASCWFAPENNAAKVHYPNSTLYDFGELTLLVDEKGRSLSFKSDSGVLSCE from the coding sequence ATGTTACTGATTAATGAAAGCCATATTCTCGATGTTGAGCAAGGTTATATTCACAGTCAGGGGAGTAATGTTCGTCATCCGATAGGAATCAATGAGATAGCGCTACTGAACTATATGATCGAGCGAGAGGGTGAGACGCTGACTAAACACGAATTGATGCATGAAGTGTGGCTAAAGCGGGGCATCGTAGTCGAGAGCAGCAGTTTGTTACACTGCATCTCCAATTGTCGTCGAGCACTGGAAGATCGTGCTGGTGACATCATCCGCACGGTACGTGGTATCGGTTATGAATTTGTCGGAAGGGTAGAGACGTACCAGCCCGAAAGTGACCTTGAGCAAGTGGAAGAGGTCTTCGCTGAAAGGATGGAAACCTCCACCGATCAACAACTCGAAGGCGCGCTGCACAGTCGTATGGCGAAGTACCGCTCCCTGCTTATTGCAACTGGATGGTTTGTTTTTGGCGCAGTCGCCAGCTACTCAATCATCGAAAATTCGAGCTCACCATTGGCTTATGCCTCTTTTGAGCAGCAAGCGTTTGCCTCTTGTTGGTTTGCCCCGGAAAACAACGCAGCGAAAGTGCATTACCCAAATTCGACGTTATACGACTTTGGCGAGTTGACGTTGCTCGTGGACGAAAAAGGTCGATCTCTGAGTTTTAAATCAGACAGTGGAGTGCTCAGTTGTGAATAA